A portion of the Pagrus major chromosome 8, Pma_NU_1.0 genome contains these proteins:
- the aagab gene encoding alpha- and gamma-adaptin-binding protein p34: protein MSEENVEITIPCVVVTSCDSGFKEEELIKQIISSSTLPEPTKREESVAWYPWTINNKYYTADVRLCVVPSTFQMSSEIAQSMQAFIAYFDSSVKDGLEKLHPWISVVEDLAPEVLILVCDRVCENGVTRHEAQQWCLSHAFELVELNPQDLPDEDDDFPESTGVKRIVQALNANVWTSVEMKDGHNQGFGLMSSLVASRHNNPHSHSRQDPPSASLPVEGSPVSEEAVLTESSTNTATQGDTVVDAMTDLDIQELANLTAGDADVDNFERLFTKLKEMKDKASSMPHEQRKVHAEKVAKAFWMAIGGDDDEIDGLSSGEES from the exons atgtcagaagaaAACGTAGAGATTACGATTCCATGTGTGGTTGTCACTAGCTGTGATAGTGGTTTTAAAGAAGAAGAGCTGATAAAAC AGATCATCAGCTCGAGCACTTTGCCTGAGCCGACCAAGAGAGAAGAATCAGTGGCCTGGTATCCATGGACCATCAACAACAAATATTATACAGCAGATGTCAGGCTATGTGTTGTACCAAGCACTTTTCAAATGTCATCGGAGATTGCCCAGTCCATGCAGGCTTTCATCGCTTATTTTGACAGTTCAGTG AAGGATGGTCTGGAAAAGCTACATCCCTGGATATCGGTGGTGGAAGATCTTGCTCCAGAGGTTCTCATTCTGGTGTGTGACAGAGTCTGTGAAAATG GGGTCACCAGGCACGAAGCACAACAGTGGTGTTTGTCTCATGCCTTTGAGCTGGTGGAGCTCAATCCACAGGATTTACCAGATGAGGATG ATGACTTTCCAGAATCCACAGGAGTAAAGAGAATTGTCCAGGCTCTCAATGCCAATGTGTGGACCAGTGTGGAGATGAAAGATG GGCACAATCAGGGATTTGGTCTGATGAGCAGTTTGGTGGCCTCTAGACACAACaacccacattcacacagccgTCAAGATCCTCCG TCTGCCAGCCTGCCAGTAGAGGGCTCACCTGTTAGTGAGGAGGCTGTCCTTACAGAAAGTAGCACGAACACAGCCACACAGGGAGACACAGTAGTTG ATGCAATGACTGATTTGGACATTCAGGAACTTGCTAATCTCACGGCTGGAGATGCAGATGTGGATAACTTTGAACGCCTCTTTACCAAATTAAAAGAGATGAAAG ACAAAGCTTCTTCAATGCCTCATGAGCAGAGAAAAGTTCATGCAGAGAAG GTAGCAAAAGCATTTTGGATGGCTATCGGTGGCGATGATGATGAGATAGACGGGTTGTCATCGGGCGAAGAAAGCTAA
- the smad3b gene encoding mothers against decapentaplegic homolog 3b, protein MSILPFTPPIVKRLLGWKKGEQNGQEEKWCEKAVKSLVKKLKKTGQLDELEKAITTQNVNTKCITIPRSLDGRLQVSHRKGLPHVIYCRLWRWPDLQSHHELRAVDHCEFAFHTKKDEVCVNPYHYQRVETPILPPVLVPRHTDIPAEFPPLDDYSPSIPENTNFPAGIEPQSNYIPETPPPGYLSEDGETNDHQLNHSMDTGSPSLSPNPVSPANSNLDLQPVTYCESAFWCSISYYELNQRVGETFHASQPSLTVDGFTDPSNSERFCLGLLSNVNRNSAVELTRRHIGRGVRLYYIGGEVFAECLSDSAIFVQSPNCNQRYGWHPATVCKIPPGCNLKIFNNQEFAALLAQSVNQGFEAVYQLTRMCTIRMSFVKGWGAEYRRQTVTSTPCWIELHLNGPLQWLDKVLTQMGSPSIHCSSVS, encoded by the exons atgtctatatTACCGTTCACTCCTCCGATCGTGAAGAGGCTCCTTGGCTGGAAGAAGGGAGAGCAGAACGGGCAGGAGGAGAAATGGTGCGAAAAGGCTGTCAAAAGTCTCGTGAAGAAGTTGAAAAAGACGGGACAGTTGGACGAGTTGGAAAAAGCCATCACTACACAGAATGTCAACACGAAATGCATAACCATACCCAG ATCTTTGGATGGGCGTCTTCAGGTCTCCCACAGAAAAGGTCTTCCTCACGTCATCTACTGTCGCTTGTGGCGTTGGCCAGACCTGCAGTCTCACCATGAGCTGAGGGCTGTCGACCACTGTGAATTTGCCTTCCACACCAAGAAGGATGAAGTCTGCGTCAACCCCTACCACTATCAGAGGGTGGAGACACCAA TTTTGCCTCCTGTCCTAGTGCCACGACATACAGATATCCCTGCAGAGTTTCCGCCGTTGGATGACTACAGCCCATCCATCCCCGAGAACACCAACTTCCCAGCTGGCATTGAGCCCCAGAGTAACTATATTCCTG AAACTCCCCCACCGGGGTATCTGAGTGAGGATGGTGAGACAAATGATCACCAGCTCAACCACAGCATGGACACAG GTTCACCCAGCCTGTCGCCCAATCCCGTGTCACCCGCAAACAGTAATCTTG ACTTACAACCTGTGACGTACTGTGAGTCTGCCTTCTGGTGCTCTATCTCCTACTATGAGCTGAACCAACGTGTAGGAGAGACCTTCCACGCCTCCCAGCCCTCCCTCACAGTCGATGGCTTCACAGACCCCTCCAACTCTGAACGCTTCTGTCTGGGCTTGCTGTCCAACGTCAACCGCAACTCGGCAGTAGAGCTAACACGCAGACACATAG GACGGGGTGTGAGGTTGTACTACATTGGGGGAGAGGTGTTTGCAGAGTGTCTCAGTGACAGTGCCATCTTTGTCCAGAGTCCCAACTGCAACCAGCGCTATGGCTGGCATCCTGCCACTGTCTGTAAAATACCACCAG GCTGCAACTTGAAGATCTTTAACAACCAGGAGTTTGCTGCTCTGCTCGCCCAGTCAGTCAACCAGGGCTTTGAGGCCGTCTACCAACTCACCAGGATGTGTACCATTCGCATGAGTTTTGTCAAGGGCTGGGGAGCTGAgtacag ACGTCAGACAGTGACCAGCACCCCCTGCTGGATAGAGCTGCATCTCAACGGCCCTTTGCAGTGGCTGGACAAGGTCCTCACACAGATGGGCTCTCCCAGCATccactgctccagtgtgtcatag